In Desulfomonile tiedjei DSM 6799, a genomic segment contains:
- a CDS encoding (2,3-dihydroxybenzoyl)adenylate synthase translates to MEGFTPWPMDFAEKYRSAGYWIDQTISEVMDESFAKYASRTALITSGGREFKYSDLGNLATRLALHLVNLGLRPYDRLILQMPNIPEVAITYLAALKAGVIPIMALFAHREAEIGFFAELAEARAIAVGTAWRGFDYEEMAANVQTKNPQLKMVLVAGGEPKKGNYSIDAMLQDPIEKRMGLNELPRQDPNLPAVLLLSGGTTGIPKLIPRTHNDYTYNFLCNADICGLNENTVSLVAIPQEHNFAVACPGLKGVLSKGGCEILSDNPSPEAMMELIAKHHVTHCIAVPTMIVGMLNHPNRRKYDMSSLEVILTGGSKLNPEVALRIKPELGCDVQQVLGMAEGPLYWTRRDDPLEVQLHTQGRPQSPGDEFRIVDPVTETDVQQGEVGELWCRGPHIIRGYYRAPDHNAKAFTEEGFYKSGDLVRLHHTGNVVVEGRIKDCINRGGEKISAEEVEDHILAHPAVANCAYVAMPDPLMGERACVYVIPRHDSSINLKTLNEFLLQERKIAKFKLPERLELVDAFPLTPVGKVNKKALRQMIAERVELERQASGGKLDGTKIR, encoded by the coding sequence ATGGAAGGCTTCACACCGTGGCCCATGGATTTCGCTGAGAAGTATCGATCCGCGGGCTATTGGATCGATCAGACAATAAGCGAGGTCATGGATGAGAGCTTTGCCAAATATGCGTCGCGAACGGCGCTCATCACATCAGGAGGACGAGAGTTCAAGTACAGCGACCTGGGAAATCTCGCCACTCGACTCGCTCTTCATCTAGTAAATCTCGGTCTGAGGCCCTATGACCGTCTCATCCTGCAGATGCCCAACATCCCCGAGGTGGCGATCACGTACCTCGCTGCTCTGAAAGCCGGGGTCATTCCGATAATGGCCCTCTTTGCTCACAGAGAAGCGGAAATCGGCTTTTTTGCCGAGCTGGCCGAGGCTCGAGCAATTGCAGTCGGAACTGCCTGGCGTGGATTCGATTATGAAGAGATGGCTGCAAATGTGCAAACCAAGAACCCTCAGTTGAAAATGGTCCTCGTTGCCGGGGGTGAACCCAAGAAAGGCAACTATTCCATTGATGCCATGCTTCAGGATCCCATCGAGAAGCGTATGGGGCTGAACGAGCTTCCCAGACAGGACCCCAATCTTCCCGCGGTTCTTCTTCTTTCAGGTGGAACGACAGGTATTCCCAAACTTATTCCGAGAACGCATAACGACTACACATACAACTTCCTCTGCAATGCAGATATTTGCGGGCTGAACGAGAATACGGTCAGTCTCGTTGCCATCCCACAGGAACACAATTTTGCAGTAGCGTGTCCCGGATTAAAAGGCGTCCTCTCCAAAGGCGGTTGCGAGATTCTCTCGGATAATCCGAGCCCTGAAGCGATGATGGAGCTGATTGCCAAGCATCATGTCACACATTGCATTGCAGTGCCGACCATGATTGTGGGTATGCTGAATCATCCCAACCGCCGGAAGTACGACATGAGCTCTCTGGAAGTGATCCTGACCGGTGGCTCGAAATTAAACCCGGAAGTCGCCTTGCGTATAAAGCCGGAACTGGGATGCGATGTACAGCAGGTACTCGGCATGGCCGAAGGCCCCCTGTATTGGACACGAAGAGACGACCCACTGGAAGTACAGCTCCACACTCAGGGGCGTCCACAATCTCCGGGGGATGAATTCAGGATCGTCGACCCGGTCACGGAGACGGATGTCCAACAAGGGGAGGTGGGGGAACTTTGGTGTCGAGGGCCGCACATCATCAGAGGCTACTATCGGGCGCCCGATCACAATGCCAAGGCATTTACGGAAGAGGGTTTTTACAAATCAGGCGACCTCGTTCGCCTGCATCACACAGGCAACGTGGTGGTCGAAGGTCGAATCAAGGACTGCATCAACCGAGGTGGCGAAAAGATCAGTGCTGAAGAGGTCGAAGATCATATTCTGGCCCATCCTGCAGTAGCCAACTGTGCCTATGTCGCTATGCCGGATCCTCTTATGGGAGAGCGAGCGTGTGTATACGTAATCCCGCGGCATGATTCGTCCATCAACCTTAAAACCTTGAATGAGTTTCTCCTGCAAGAGAGAAAAATAGCAAAATTCAAGCTACCTGAACGCCTGGAGTTAGTTGATGCCTTTCCCCTCACCCCTGTTGGAAAGGTCAACAAGAAAGCCCTGCGTCAGATGATAGCAGAGAGGGTAGAGCTGGAACGCCAAGCCAGTGGCGGCAAGCTCGACGGAACGAAGATACGATGA